A window of the Natronomonas salina genome harbors these coding sequences:
- a CDS encoding protein sorting system archaetidylserine decarboxylase, protein MIPTPTLPDFAPGAWRYARVSLALAVLLAVLFPPLAAVCVVTALVALWFHRDPPRSPPPSGVVAPADGRVSVVREEGDRVRVAVFMNVTDVHVNRAPMAGTVESVDHTPGRHLPAFTKESERNERVEIDCGEYDLTLIAGAVARRIHPYVEAGDDLERGEKVGHISFGSRADVLLPESYDREDVRVAKGQHVRAGETVVAATSE, encoded by the coding sequence GTGATTCCGACCCCGACGCTCCCGGACTTCGCCCCCGGCGCGTGGCGATACGCGCGCGTATCGCTCGCTCTGGCCGTGCTGCTGGCCGTCCTCTTCCCGCCGCTGGCCGCGGTCTGCGTCGTCACAGCGTTGGTGGCGCTGTGGTTCCACAGAGACCCGCCGCGGTCGCCGCCGCCGTCGGGCGTCGTCGCCCCCGCCGACGGTCGCGTCTCCGTCGTCCGAGAGGAGGGCGACCGCGTGCGCGTCGCGGTGTTCATGAACGTCACCGACGTCCACGTCAACCGCGCGCCGATGGCCGGCACCGTCGAGTCCGTCGACCACACCCCCGGGCGGCACCTCCCGGCGTTCACCAAGGAGTCCGAGCGCAACGAGCGCGTCGAGATCGACTGCGGCGAGTACGACCTGACCCTCATCGCGGGCGCCGTCGCCCGCCGCATCCACCCCTACGTCGAGGCGGGCGACGACCTCGAGCGCGGGGAGAAGGTCGGCCACATCTCCTTCGGGTCCCGCGCCGACGTGCTGCTGCCCGAATCGTACGACCGGGAGGACGTCCGCGTCGCGAAGGGCCAGCACGTCCGCGCCGGCGAGACCGTCGTCGCCGCGACATCCGAGTAG